In the genome of Bremerella sp. P1, the window GGAGCCTTCCAGCGGTTCACGGCCAGGTCCTTTAAGAAGCCGTTGAAACCGCTAGCGCGGTTAAGGATCCGCTTCTTATGTTCTGCGGCATCAAAGGGCAGATTGGCAGGCGGGGCATAGTTTGGGCCCAGCTCGAACACCATGTGATCTCCCATCGTCGTTTCCGGCCAGACGATCAAATCGAGATCGGGGTGCTTCTTCACCAGGTGATCGGTGAGTGCCGTGTATTGCTCGAAGGTGCGCGATGACTGCGTCGGGTCGCCGAAGACGGTGTCGATCGAACCCTGGACCAGACCAATGCGGACGCTCTTGGCGTTATCGTCGAGATGGTCCGCTCGATATCCCCACTCGAGCATTCTATTCATCTCAAAGGCATAGAAGCCGAAGCAAAAGTAGCCGACGACAATCATCAACGCGCCGATAATAGGACTGATACGGCGAAGGACTTGTAGATCACGCGAGATCTCAGACGGAGCTGCTTTCATAGTAATTGCGGTAGCAAGTAGTGCAGCCACAAGCATCATCACAAAGCCAACGCCGTAAGCGCCCACCATCTCCGCAATCTGAACCATCGGTAGGAGATCGACCTGGGTGTGCCCGAGCATGGCCAGCGAGAAGCCGGTAACAAAGTAGGCCCGAAAGTATTCCAGGGCTGTCCAAACGATCGGAGCCACAAGCGCCAGGGGCACATGGGTGCGATGCACGATCAAGCGACTGATGGCGACAAACAGCGGGATGTAGCAGGCCAGGTAGCCGCACAGCAGCGGCCAGCCAAATAGACGGGTAGCCCAGTGGGCGTGCCCCACGCCATAAAGCACCGTCAGCCAGAACAAGAGCCCCGATAGGTAAACGATCCAGTAAGCTCGTTTAGGCAGCACCGGCACGCGGATCAGCAGCAACCAACCGATCGGAGCAATCCAGCCCAGCGGAAACAAATTCAACGGGGGAAACGCGGCTGCGAGCAGCAAGCTACTGCCGATGGCCAGTGCCAGGGTCGCACGCCAGCTGATCGAAGGCGCCGCGTTTGTGTCACTGGTGGAAGTCGTGGGTGAAGATGCGGAAGCGTGCACTAGGATACTCGCAGGAAACCGGGCGATAGGGAGCCTCTAATCTAAGCGGTTTCGTACATAGGTCCTAGATCGACTTACAGGCTACGCCTGGTCTTCTTCCGGGGCAGGACTTCCTTGCGCGGCACCGACGAAGATCTGCAGCATGCGAGCCTGATTCCAGCAGTCCCATCCTTCGACAAACTTATTGTCGTCGTCAGCTTTCAGCCAGGTCATGCCCCGCACGGCAACACGCGACCGCGTCGGCGTGAAACCGAAACCATCTCCGGTGTGGGTTCCGGTCAGAAACCAGCGGACGACGACGTTTGGAGGCTGTTCGATGACGGCCTCGACATCCATCCGAAGATCAGGCATGGCGGCCAGGACGTTATCACGAAACTCCTTGAACGCCTCCATGCTGAAATAGCGGATATCCGACTCGGCATATCCGACTGCGTTCTTGGCGGATAACTCGAAGATGGCGTCGTCGTTACGCTGATTCCATACCAGCTCAAACCAATCCTTGGCCAGTTTCGTCAATTGGCTCACGTGCTGTCCCAGCCTCAGAATGCCCCGTCGATTGCTGAGTACCCACGGTTTTTGTACTCTGCCCATCACGAGGAAGTGTAACCCACACACGGCTATCGACCAATGGCCTATCGGTAGGGGTTACGTCATTACGGCGGACACGAATTGCCCAGCTTCGTACTGGCTGTTTGCCTCGAAGCAGGCAAGTGCGTTGGCCTGGGATAGCGTGGCGATATCTGCCGAGCCTTTCCAGTTGAGTGGAACAATCGTCGCACCACCACCATCTTTGCGACTGGCATACGCGGGGAAGAAGACGGGCCGATTGCCCGGATTCACGAAGTCACGCGTCAGCAGGAAACCGGAAACAAACGGAGAAATCTGGCTTCGCCCCATCAGTTCATTCAACGCCCGGCGAACAAAGACGTGGAAACAAACCAGGCTGCTGGCTGGATTACCAGGAAGACCGAACACGAGGGTTGGGATATCCGTGTCTGCTTGCTTGCCGAACCAGAGTGGCTTCCCTGGCTTGAGCTTCACCTTATGGAAAATCTTCTCGACTCCCTGCTGTGCCAAAAGCGCAGGACCCAAGTCCTTCACGCCGACTGACATTCCGCCGGAGATCAGCAAGATATCGGCCTGTAGCCCTTCCTTGATCGCCTGGGCCAGTTCGTCCCGATTATCGCGAACAATGCCCAACTGCTTAACCGTGGCACCCGCTTCGATCGCCATGGCTTCGAGCATCGGGCCATTGGTATTGCGGATTTGGCCGGGGCCGGGCTCCACGCCGGGACCGACAAGCTCATCTCCGGTACAGATGATCGCGACCGTGGGACGGCGATGGACGAGCGCCTTGCCTGCGGCGAGGTCGGCCAGGATACCAACCTCGACCGGACGAATGATCGTGCCGGTAGGAATGACGACCTGTCCCTTGGCGAGCAGATCACCCTGTTTCAGGACATGACTGCCTTGTTTGACGGGCTGAAGGATCTGTACGCGATCGACATTTTCGGAGTCGATCTGCGTGTCTTCGACCATGATGACCGAATCGGCACCTGGCGGCAGCGGAGCCCCAGTCATGATGCGCGCCGCCTGTCCTTCTTCGATGGCCTCACTGGCCGTGTTACCGGCTGTGATCTCTTCCACGATTTCGAGATTGACGTTGCCGCTATTGGTATCGGCGGCAATCAAAGCGAAGCCATCCATCATGGCTTTGTCGAATGCAGGAGACTCGACGGGACTGATCACGTCTTCCGCGAGAGCCATTCCCATGGCTTCAATCGCAGGGCACTCTAGCGTGGGTAGACGAAACGCGTGGCGAGAAACTTCTTCGAGTGCCTCTGTGATCGATAACATGGGTGAACTCCTTTAGGGACTCGTGGCTGGTTGAATCTCCAGAAACCGCTTCAGCATGTCGGTACCGGTCTCGCTGAGAAAGCTCTCAGGATGGAACTGCAGGCCCAGCAAGGGAAGCGACTTATGGCGGATCGACATGATTTCCTTTTCGCCATTGGGCATCACGCTCCAAGCGGCGACTTCGAAACCATCGGGCAAAGTATCCGGCTTGATTACCAGGCTGTGGTAACGCGTGGCGATGAAAGGATTGGGCATCCCTTCAAACAGCCCCTTGTTATCGTGGTGAATCTCGTCGGTTTTGCCATGCATGAGTCTTTCGGCACGTACGATCGTTCCACCAAATGCCTGCCCCATCGATTGATGACCCAGGCAAACGCCGAGGATCGGCAGCTTGTCGGCGAAGTACTTGATTGCCTCGACCGAAATACCAGCTTCATTGGGCGTGCACGGCCCGGGAGAAACAATCAGGTGGGTTGGAGCGAGTTTTTCAATCGTCGCGCAGTCGATCTGGTCGTTTCGATAGACCTGAAGATCCAGGGTCGGATCGATCTCCCCTAGCCGCTGTACGAGGTTGTAGGTGAACGAATCGTAGTTGTCGATCAGCAGAATCATACGTGGTTTCAGCGGGGCTATACGTGCTTACAAGGGGGTAACGCCATTTTTCCCTAATCCGCCGTTAGGGACAATATCGGACACGAAAGAGTTCGCACGTCCGACCAGGCAGTATCACGAAGACTCCGAGGAATCGTTCTTGGAATCAGGATCAGATCCATCTTGCTGGTCATTGTCTTTTTTCTTCTGAGCTCGTGCCATGGCTAGAATGTCCGCCGTACTCGGCTTTTTAGGGGCTTCTTCAGCGGCGGGCGTTTCCGATTGAGTTGGCTTGGTTTGCTTCTCGCCTCGCAGCATAGCCAGCTTCTCAGCCGTTGAGAGCTCCTTTTCCTCTTTCGGGGAAGGTTCTTCTTTTTTCTCTTCGGTCGGCTTCTTTCCGCGGGCCATGGCCAGAATATCGGCTGTGCTCGGTTTTTTCTCCTCCGCAGGTGTGCTCGAAGCGTCCGCTTTCTTTTCTCCGCGAAGCATCGCCAGCTTCTCTGCCGTGGAAAGCGACTTTTCGTCCTGCGGTTCTTTAGGCTCGGCCTTCTTTCCCCGAGCCATGGCTAAGATGTCGGCCGTACTGGGCTTGTCGGACTTGGGCTTTTCCTCGGTCGGCTTCTTTTCACCTCGAGCGGCGGCCAGAATATCGGCCGTGCTCTGCTTCTTGGGTTTGCTCTCGGCCGGCTTTTTTCCGCGAGCCATGGCCAGAATGTCTGCCGTACTCGCTCCTGAGGTGGACTTCGTAGGCGTTTTGGCCGATGGCTTCTCAGGTGTCGCGTCGTTGGCGACGACCTTCTTTTCGGACTTCTTCTCCGCCACCGGCTCCTGCGGTCGATCGACGATCTTGAGATAGTCGATGTCGATGTCGTACCACGAAATATCATTCGTTCCGAGGAACTCGACCAGTGCACGGCCGCTCATGTTGACGGTCCGGACGATGCCGGTTCGCCCCTCGAACCGCTTCAGTTCCGGGACCATGTGAGCGATGGAAACGTACTTGTCCGTATATTCCCGTTTGAGCTTCTCGATGTGTTCAAAGACCATACGCGGCTCAGA includes:
- the lnt gene encoding apolipoprotein N-acyltransferase → MHASASSPTTSTSDTNAAPSISWRATLALAIGSSLLLAAAFPPLNLFPLGWIAPIGWLLLIRVPVLPKRAYWIVYLSGLLFWLTVLYGVGHAHWATRLFGWPLLCGYLACYIPLFVAISRLIVHRTHVPLALVAPIVWTALEYFRAYFVTGFSLAMLGHTQVDLLPMVQIAEMVGAYGVGFVMMLVAALLATAITMKAAPSEISRDLQVLRRISPIIGALMIVVGYFCFGFYAFEMNRMLEWGYRADHLDDNAKSVRIGLVQGSIDTVFGDPTQSSRTFEQYTALTDHLVKKHPDLDLIVWPETTMGDHMVFELGPNYAPPANLPFDAAEHKKRILNRASGFNGFLKDLAVNRWKAPLLLGTSVLRYGDQRLDHFNTAIHVGHDGTIINRYDKVHPVMFGEYVPFGEYVPFVYDWLPIGGGLTPGKGPVSVDVEGVSLVPCICFENTVPQLVAGQVRELHEQGHDVDALITLTNDGWFWGSSILDLHLTCARFRAIENRRPMLVAANTGISAVIDPSGRLSQYSPVRKTTYLVAEIHPTNRPLTDYTRYGDWFAGSCLILTIVGAIVGWLVRAKSGSPPLQDTIDSTTEGHA
- a CDS encoding ester cyclase encodes the protein MSQLTKLAKDWFELVWNQRNDDAIFELSAKNAVGYAESDIRYFSMEAFKEFRDNVLAAMPDLRMDVEAVIEQPPNVVVRWFLTGTHTGDGFGFTPTRSRVAVRGMTWLKADDDNKFVEGWDCWNQARMLQIFVGAAQGSPAPEEDQA
- a CDS encoding molybdopterin molybdotransferase MoeA yields the protein MLSITEALEEVSRHAFRLPTLECPAIEAMGMALAEDVISPVESPAFDKAMMDGFALIAADTNSGNVNLEIVEEITAGNTASEAIEEGQAARIMTGAPLPPGADSVIMVEDTQIDSENVDRVQILQPVKQGSHVLKQGDLLAKGQVVIPTGTIIRPVEVGILADLAAGKALVHRRPTVAIICTGDELVGPGVEPGPGQIRNTNGPMLEAMAIEAGATVKQLGIVRDNRDELAQAIKEGLQADILLISGGMSVGVKDLGPALLAQQGVEKIFHKVKLKPGKPLWFGKQADTDIPTLVFGLPGNPASSLVCFHVFVRRALNELMGRSQISPFVSGFLLTRDFVNPGNRPVFFPAYASRKDGGGATIVPLNWKGSADIATLSQANALACFEANSQYEAGQFVSAVMT
- a CDS encoding anthranilate synthase component II encodes the protein MILLIDNYDSFTYNLVQRLGEIDPTLDLQVYRNDQIDCATIEKLAPTHLIVSPGPCTPNEAGISVEAIKYFADKLPILGVCLGHQSMGQAFGGTIVRAERLMHGKTDEIHHDNKGLFEGMPNPFIATRYHSLVIKPDTLPDGFEVAAWSVMPNGEKEIMSIRHKSLPLLGLQFHPESFLSETGTDMLKRFLEIQPATSP